Proteins encoded by one window of Halomonas sp. SH5A2:
- a CDS encoding YfgM family protein — protein sequence MADRSEDEQLDVIKRWWKENGTSLIAGAALAAAGVFGWNAWQDYQAGKAEAASVRYQQLVSLAAGNELEGDQLSEAREMVDEIVSEHDDTLYAELALLLDARLAVQQDELDSAVESLTQVAESSSRRYVQSLAWLRLARLAITNEDPERALELLDEPITESLAAQQANVRGDAHMALGQNDQARNAWQDALELAQQQDQPLYGVQFKLDDLGAEETAQ from the coding sequence GTGGCGGATAGAAGCGAAGACGAACAGCTGGATGTGATCAAGCGCTGGTGGAAAGAAAACGGCACGTCACTGATAGCTGGCGCTGCGCTGGCGGCAGCCGGCGTATTCGGCTGGAACGCCTGGCAGGATTATCAAGCCGGCAAAGCCGAGGCGGCGTCAGTCCGCTATCAGCAGTTGGTTAGCCTCGCCGCTGGCAACGAACTCGAAGGCGACCAGCTCAGTGAAGCCCGTGAGATGGTCGACGAGATTGTCAGCGAGCACGACGACACCCTGTACGCCGAGTTGGCCTTACTGCTTGATGCCCGCCTGGCTGTCCAGCAGGATGAGCTGGACAGCGCCGTTGAGTCACTTACACAGGTGGCGGAATCCTCTTCGCGGCGCTATGTGCAAAGCCTTGCCTGGCTGCGGTTAGCGCGTCTTGCGATCACCAACGAGGACCCCGAACGCGCGCTAGAATTACTCGATGAACCGATCACCGAATCCCTGGCAGCACAGCAAGCCAACGTCCGGGGCGACGCCCACATGGCGCTTGGCCAGAACGATCAGGCCCGAAACGCCTGGCAGGATGCCCTTGAGCTGGCGCAGCAACAAGACCAGCCGCTATACGGCGTGCAGTTCAAGCTTGACGATCTCGGCGCTGAGGAGACAGCTCAATGA
- the hisS gene encoding histidine--tRNA ligase: MSKSVAKKIQAIRGMNDLLPSESSRWQFFEGKVRQLMQRYGFAEIRTPIVEQTALFARSIGEVTDIVEKEMYTFEDRNGDSLTLRPEGTASCVRAAMENGLLYNQTQRLWYQGPMFRHERPQKGRYRQFHQVGIEAYGFEGPDIDAEVILLSARLWKELGLMEHVTLELNSLGSSEARAAYRDKLVAYFEQHRDVLDEDAKRRLTSNPLRILDSKNPAMAEMLDGAPRLLDNLDEPSQAHFERLKAMLDAAGIAYVINPRLVRGLDYYSRTVFEWTTTALGSQGTVCAGGRYDGLVEQLGGKPTPGVGFAMGIERLILLLETLDLMPDEAASDVYLLAMDDTATIAAMTLAEQLRSELPWLRLQLHCGGGSFKSRMKKADKSGAAFALLLGEDEIAEHTVTLKALRDDQAQQRVSQAMLAQTLSEQLPNTP; encoded by the coding sequence TTGAGCAAGTCTGTAGCTAAAAAAATCCAAGCCATTCGAGGCATGAACGATCTATTGCCCAGCGAGAGTTCTCGCTGGCAATTTTTTGAAGGAAAAGTCCGCCAGTTGATGCAACGTTACGGTTTTGCGGAAATTCGCACGCCGATCGTCGAACAAACTGCGCTGTTTGCACGTTCCATCGGCGAAGTCACCGACATCGTCGAAAAAGAGATGTACACCTTCGAAGACCGTAACGGCGACAGCCTTACTCTGCGTCCCGAGGGCACCGCCAGCTGCGTTCGCGCCGCCATGGAAAACGGGCTTCTGTACAACCAGACCCAACGGTTGTGGTACCAAGGGCCAATGTTCCGCCATGAGCGGCCGCAGAAGGGTCGCTATCGCCAGTTTCACCAAGTCGGCATCGAGGCTTACGGTTTTGAAGGCCCGGACATTGATGCCGAGGTGATTCTGCTCTCTGCTCGCCTGTGGAAAGAGCTGGGGCTGATGGAGCACGTCACCCTCGAGCTTAACTCACTGGGCTCCAGCGAAGCCCGCGCGGCTTACCGCGACAAGCTGGTCGCCTATTTCGAGCAGCACCGCGACGTGCTCGACGAAGACGCCAAGCGGCGACTGACCAGCAATCCGCTGCGCATTCTCGACTCCAAGAACCCGGCCATGGCCGAGATGCTCGACGGCGCCCCGCGCTTGCTGGATAACCTCGACGAGCCTTCGCAAGCCCACTTTGAGCGGCTAAAAGCCATGCTCGACGCCGCGGGTATTGCGTATGTCATCAACCCGCGACTGGTCCGCGGGCTCGACTACTACTCGCGTACCGTCTTCGAATGGACCACGACGGCGCTGGGCAGCCAGGGCACTGTATGTGCGGGTGGCCGCTACGACGGCCTCGTCGAGCAGTTGGGCGGCAAACCCACCCCCGGGGTCGGTTTTGCCATGGGCATTGAGCGACTTATTCTATTGCTCGAAACCCTCGATCTTATGCCCGACGAAGCCGCCAGCGACGTGTATCTGCTGGCAATGGACGACACGGCGACGATTGCCGCGATGACCCTGGCCGAGCAGCTACGCAGCGAGCTCCCCTGGCTACGCCTGCAGCTGCATTGCGGCGGCGGCAGTTTTAAAAGCCGCATGAAAAAAGCCGATAAAAGCGGTGCGGCGTTCGCCCTGCTGTTAGGTGAAGACGAGATAGCCGAACATACCGTCACGCTCAAGGCATTGCGCGACGACCAGGCACAGCAACGCGTCTCCCAGGCAATGCTGGCTCAAACGCTCAGCGAGCAGCTACCCAACACACCCTAA
- the ispG gene encoding flavodoxin-dependent (E)-4-hydroxy-3-methylbut-2-enyl-diphosphate synthase: protein MHAHSPIKRRASRQIHVGNVAVGGDAPIAVQSMTNTDTLDVEATVAQIAQLEKAGADIVRVSVPDMDAAEAFGKIKRLANVPLVADIHFDYKIALRVAELGVDCLRINPGNIGREDRVHAVVSAAREHGIPIRIGVNAGSLEKDLQKKYGEPTPAALVESAMRHIDYLDRLDFPDFKVSVKASDVFMAVAAYRDLATRIEQPLHLGITEAGGLRSGTVKSSIGLGMLLMDGIGDTIRVSLAADPVEEIKVGYDMLKSLKLRSKGINFIACPSCSRQNFDVISTMNQLEERLEDVMTPLDVSVIGCVVNGPGEAKETDIGLTGGSPANLVYIDGKPASKLRNDHLVDDLERLIRDKVREKQQQEDNTIARSV from the coding sequence ATGCACGCTCATTCGCCCATTAAGCGCCGGGCTTCGCGCCAAATCCATGTGGGTAATGTTGCCGTTGGCGGAGATGCACCCATCGCCGTTCAGAGCATGACCAACACGGATACGCTGGACGTTGAGGCGACCGTTGCGCAAATTGCCCAGTTAGAGAAAGCCGGGGCTGATATCGTTCGCGTGTCAGTACCCGACATGGACGCCGCTGAGGCCTTCGGCAAGATCAAGCGCCTGGCCAACGTGCCGCTGGTCGCCGATATCCACTTTGACTATAAAATCGCCCTGCGCGTGGCCGAGCTGGGCGTTGACTGCTTGCGCATCAATCCAGGCAACATTGGTCGGGAAGATCGCGTCCACGCGGTCGTCAGCGCGGCGCGCGAGCACGGTATTCCTATCCGCATCGGCGTTAATGCGGGTTCTCTCGAAAAAGACCTGCAAAAAAAATACGGCGAACCGACACCGGCGGCCCTGGTCGAATCGGCGATGCGCCATATCGACTATCTGGATCGCCTGGATTTTCCCGACTTCAAGGTCAGCGTCAAGGCCTCGGATGTCTTTATGGCCGTGGCCGCTTACCGCGACCTGGCAACACGTATTGAACAGCCGCTACACCTGGGCATTACCGAAGCAGGCGGACTGCGCTCCGGCACGGTCAAGTCCTCCATCGGCCTTGGCATGCTGCTGATGGATGGCATTGGCGACACGATTCGCGTTTCCCTTGCGGCCGACCCAGTGGAAGAAATCAAGGTCGGCTACGACATGCTGAAAAGCCTCAAGCTACGCTCCAAGGGCATTAACTTCATTGCCTGCCCGAGCTGCTCGCGGCAGAATTTCGATGTCATCAGCACCATGAACCAGCTTGAAGAACGGCTGGAAGACGTCATGACACCGCTCGATGTGTCGGTCATTGGCTGTGTCGTCAACGGCCCTGGCGAAGCCAAGGAAACCGATATCGGCCTGACCGGCGGCAGCCCCGCCAACCTGGTGTATATCGACGGCAAGCCGGCGAGCAAATTACGCAACGACCACCTTGTCGATGACTTGGAGCGGCTGATCCGCGACAAAGTACGTGAAAAACAGCAGCAGGAAGACAACACGATCGCCCGCAGCGTTTAA
- a CDS encoding RodZ domain-containing protein, with the protein MSETPSQASDTPNVNDSPGELLARRREQLDIALNDAARALNLRPAVVDGLERDDYSEIPVVTYRRGYLRAYAKYLDLDERQILEAYRARFGEADVERKVTPVAVTRPPSRLGAWLFKLVTLLIIVALIAVTVMWWQSRGGSELPDLDSSSSMNAPAEQDQAGDLSDEPTQTEPDASSSEPEEVPTFDDLVAEDDTGTAESDLAAEGTADDTSETSNDTSSTEPDPASLVDGDEAAQANDLATTDSEEDDSNNDDGSNDANPNLLTLTFNEQSWTEIIDADNQRVLVGLQEPGTSASVEGQPPFRLTVGNVTGVEMRYQGENVDLTSRAGANNVARFTLGE; encoded by the coding sequence ATGAGCGAGACACCGTCACAAGCCAGCGACACCCCAAACGTTAATGACTCCCCCGGCGAGCTGTTGGCCCGCCGCCGTGAACAACTTGACATCGCCCTTAACGACGCCGCTCGGGCGCTGAACCTGCGCCCTGCCGTCGTAGATGGCTTGGAGCGCGATGATTACAGCGAAATCCCGGTGGTGACCTATCGCCGCGGTTACCTGCGCGCCTATGCCAAATATCTCGACCTCGATGAACGACAGATACTAGAGGCTTACCGGGCACGCTTTGGCGAAGCCGATGTCGAACGCAAAGTCACTCCGGTAGCGGTCACCAGGCCGCCCTCACGCCTGGGCGCCTGGTTATTCAAGCTGGTCACGTTGTTGATCATCGTGGCGTTGATTGCCGTTACCGTCATGTGGTGGCAGAGCCGCGGGGGTAGCGAGCTCCCCGACCTGGATTCATCGTCATCGATGAACGCACCCGCCGAGCAGGATCAGGCAGGTGATTTATCCGACGAGCCCACACAGACTGAACCGGATGCTTCATCCAGCGAACCCGAAGAAGTACCGACATTTGACGATCTGGTCGCTGAAGATGACACCGGCACAGCGGAGAGCGATCTTGCCGCAGAGGGCACCGCAGACGATACCAGTGAGACAAGTAACGATACGTCCTCAACTGAGCCTGATCCTGCATCGCTGGTCGATGGCGATGAGGCGGCTCAGGCCAACGATCTGGCAACAACGGATAGCGAGGAAGATGATAGCAACAACGATGACGGCAGCAACGACGCCAACCCTAACCTTCTGACGCTGACCTTCAACGAACAGTCGTGGACAGAAATTATCGATGCTGATAACCAGCGCGTGCTGGTAGGACTTCAAGAACCTGGCACTTCCGCCAGTGTCGAAGGTCAGCCACCGTTTAGACTCACAGTGGGCAACGTCACTGGCGTTGAAATGCGCTACCAAGGCGAAAATGTCGACTTGACGTCTCGCGCAGGCGCCAACAACGTGGCTCGCTTCACTCTGGGAGAGTAA
- the pilW gene encoding type IV pilus biogenesis/stability protein PilW: MMRHRRLYHPSRVPLLAALIGSMWLAGCASTSNVPSSPSTPEAASAYTQLGVAYLERNNLPRALNALDRALEIAPDNAEALQAIALVYQQQGESNLADQHFRRAIETAPGYTRARNNYAAFLYQEGQEEAACNQLEIASQDAQYDNRTQLFANLGQCYMALGKTELARERFKRAQQIDPRNPRGYLMLAELEYSQGNYAEAWSPLQKHLQLAGPSQDALTLAIDIAEARGDRAAVADYQRQLSAN, from the coding sequence ATGATGCGTCACCGCAGGCTTTACCACCCATCTCGGGTGCCCTTGCTCGCCGCGCTGATCGGCAGCATGTGGCTAGCCGGCTGTGCCTCTACCTCCAATGTACCTTCCTCGCCGTCAACACCCGAGGCCGCATCAGCCTATACCCAGCTCGGCGTTGCCTACCTGGAGCGCAACAACCTGCCAAGAGCCCTCAATGCACTGGACCGTGCGCTTGAGATCGCCCCCGACAATGCGGAAGCGCTGCAGGCCATCGCGTTGGTCTACCAGCAGCAGGGTGAAAGCAACCTGGCTGACCAGCACTTCCGGCGAGCTATAGAGACGGCGCCTGGTTATACCCGTGCGCGCAACAATTACGCCGCGTTTCTTTACCAAGAGGGGCAAGAGGAAGCCGCCTGCAACCAGCTGGAAATCGCTTCCCAGGATGCCCAGTACGATAATCGTACCCAACTTTTTGCCAATTTAGGGCAATGCTATATGGCCCTGGGCAAGACCGAATTAGCACGCGAGCGCTTTAAACGCGCGCAACAGATCGATCCGCGCAACCCACGCGGCTATTTAATGTTAGCTGAACTCGAATATTCACAGGGCAATTACGCCGAGGCATGGTCACCGCTGCAAAAACACCTGCAGCTTGCCGGTCCGAGCCAGGATGCGCTGACGCTGGCCATTGATATTGCCGAGGCCAGAGGCGACCGCGCCGCTGTGGCCGACTATCAACGTCAGCTGAGTGCCAACTGA
- the rlmN gene encoding 23S rRNA (adenine(2503)-C(2))-methyltransferase RlmN produces MTTTVAQHTPSSAPQQTPSAQATPERQNLLGMSREQMAAFFVSIGEKKFRAAQVMKWIHIEGCDDFSAMTNLSKPLREKLAQVAEIRGPGVIYEGTSSDGTRKWVLEVEDGSYVETVLIPAENGKRRTLCVSSQVGCSLDCSFCSTGKQGFQRNLTAAEIIGQVWVAQRSVGPRRDTANRPVTNVVMMGMGEPLLNYDNVVPAMKLMLDDDGYGLSKRRVTLSTSGVVPMLDKLGDELDVSLAVSLHAANDELRNELVPLNRKYNIRSLMDACHRYLAKCPENRLVTIEYTLIKDVNDQQEHAEQLAALLDELPCKINLIPFNPFPHSGYETPSRNQTMRFQQWLHDLGYTAPIRSTRGDDIDAACGQLVGRVKDRTKRSARYIQSIQLDAD; encoded by the coding sequence ATGACCACCACCGTAGCCCAACATACGCCTAGCTCTGCCCCCCAACAAACGCCCAGCGCACAAGCGACGCCCGAGCGTCAAAACTTGTTGGGCATGTCGCGTGAGCAAATGGCGGCCTTTTTTGTCTCTATCGGCGAAAAGAAATTCCGTGCCGCCCAGGTGATGAAGTGGATTCACATCGAAGGGTGCGACGACTTTTCCGCGATGACCAACCTGTCAAAACCGCTGCGGGAAAAGCTCGCCCAGGTGGCGGAAATTCGCGGGCCAGGGGTGATCTACGAGGGCACCTCAAGCGATGGCACGCGCAAGTGGGTGCTGGAAGTGGAGGACGGCAGCTACGTTGAAACCGTGCTGATCCCCGCCGAAAACGGCAAGCGCCGCACCCTGTGCGTCTCTTCCCAGGTGGGCTGCTCGCTGGACTGCAGCTTCTGCTCAACCGGCAAGCAAGGCTTTCAGCGCAACCTCACCGCCGCTGAAATCATCGGCCAGGTCTGGGTCGCCCAGCGCAGCGTCGGGCCGCGTCGGGATACCGCCAACCGGCCGGTGACCAATGTGGTGATGATGGGCATGGGCGAGCCGCTACTCAACTACGACAACGTCGTGCCGGCCATGAAGCTGATGCTCGACGATGACGGCTACGGCCTGTCCAAGCGGCGGGTAACGCTTTCTACCTCGGGCGTGGTACCCATGCTGGACAAGCTCGGCGATGAGCTCGACGTCAGCCTGGCGGTGTCGCTTCACGCCGCCAACGATGAGTTGCGCAACGAACTCGTGCCGCTAAACCGCAAGTACAACATTCGGTCATTGATGGATGCCTGTCACCGCTACTTGGCCAAATGCCCCGAAAACCGGTTGGTGACCATCGAATATACCCTGATCAAAGACGTCAATGATCAGCAAGAGCACGCCGAGCAGTTGGCGGCGCTGCTTGACGAGCTACCCTGTAAGATCAACCTGATTCCGTTCAACCCGTTCCCCCACTCCGGGTATGAAACACCATCGCGGAACCAGACGATGCGTTTTCAGCAGTGGCTGCACGACTTGGGCTACACTGCTCCCATTCGGTCGACTCGCGGCGACGATATTGATGCCGCCTGCGGACAGCTTGTCGGCCGTGTGAAGGATCGCACCAAACGCAGCGCCCGCTATATCCAATCGATTCAATTGGATGCCGACTGA
- the ndk gene encoding nucleoside-diphosphate kinase gives MATERTLSIIKPDAVAKNAIGEIIARFENAGLRVVAAKMLHLSEEKAGGFYAEHKERPFFKDLVGFMTSGPVVVQVLEGEGAIAKNRDLMGATNPKEAAAGTIRADFAETIDANAVHGSDSVESAEREINYFFSNDEICPR, from the coding sequence ATGGCAACTGAACGCACGCTATCTATCATCAAACCCGACGCCGTCGCCAAAAACGCCATCGGCGAGATCATCGCCCGTTTTGAGAATGCCGGGCTGCGCGTTGTCGCCGCCAAAATGCTGCACCTGTCGGAAGAAAAAGCTGGCGGCTTCTACGCAGAACACAAAGAGCGTCCGTTCTTCAAGGACCTGGTCGGTTTCATGACCTCAGGTCCGGTTGTCGTGCAAGTGCTTGAAGGCGAAGGCGCGATTGCCAAAAATCGCGACTTGATGGGGGCCACCAACCCCAAAGAAGCCGCAGCTGGCACGATTCGCGCCGATTTTGCGGAAACAATCGACGCCAACGCTGTCCATGGCTCTGACTCTGTGGAAAGCGCCGAGCGCGAAATTAACTACTTCTTCAGCAACGACGAAATCTGCCCGCGCTAG
- a CDS encoding HesB/IscA family protein, with product MATLNITPAAAQQIQQVLDERGQGLGLRVSVKPSGCSGYSYVLDFADQVNDEDVRFEANGASVYVAPDAVEMLDGSEVDYVNEGLNRFFRFNNPNVKDECGCGESFTV from the coding sequence ATGGCCACACTCAACATTACTCCAGCTGCCGCCCAGCAGATCCAACAAGTGCTCGACGAACGCGGTCAAGGTCTGGGCCTGCGCGTTTCCGTCAAGCCCAGCGGCTGCTCAGGCTATAGCTATGTACTGGACTTCGCCGATCAGGTGAACGACGAGGACGTTCGCTTTGAAGCCAATGGTGCGAGCGTTTATGTTGCCCCCGACGCAGTGGAGATGCTCGACGGCAGCGAAGTCGACTACGTTAACGAAGGGCTGAATCGCTTTTTCCGTTTCAATAACCCCAACGTAAAAGACGAATGCGGCTGCGGTGAAAGCTTTACTGTCTAG
- a CDS encoding IscS subfamily cysteine desulfurase — translation MTAAALPIYLDYAATTPVDQRVAEVMQRYLTVDQLFANPASRSHMLGWQAEQAVEQARRQVADTIGADPREIVWTSGATEADNLALIGFMRANRERGMHLVTSAIEHKAIIDTARALELEGFEVTWLSPGADGCIQPDQLREAMRDDTALVSLMAVNNELGSINDIAALAAVTHEFGAAFHCDAAQAVGRIELSVVAQQVDLMSLSGHKAYGPKGVGALYVKRHPDIRIEALIHGGGHERGMRSGTLPTHQIAGMGEAFNLMQQQHAADQAHITQLQQRFLKGLEGLDGVYANTPVSQAVPNILNLAFEGVEGESLLMGLRDVAVSTGSACNSASVDPSYVLLGIGVPRRLALSSIRFSFGRFTTEADIDHAITLIRHAVSGLRA, via the coding sequence ATGACTGCTGCTGCGCTTCCCATCTACCTTGATTATGCCGCCACGACGCCGGTCGACCAGCGCGTGGCCGAGGTGATGCAGCGCTACCTGACCGTGGATCAGCTGTTCGCCAACCCTGCTTCGCGCAGCCACATGCTCGGCTGGCAGGCGGAGCAGGCCGTTGAGCAGGCGCGTCGCCAGGTGGCCGATACGATCGGGGCTGACCCACGCGAAATCGTCTGGACCAGCGGTGCCACTGAGGCCGACAACCTGGCACTGATCGGCTTCATGCGCGCCAACCGCGAACGTGGCATGCACCTGGTAACGTCAGCCATTGAACACAAGGCAATTATCGACACCGCCCGGGCACTGGAACTCGAGGGCTTTGAGGTTACATGGCTTTCTCCGGGCGCAGATGGCTGCATCCAGCCCGATCAACTACGTGAGGCCATGCGCGATGACACCGCGCTTGTTTCGCTGATGGCTGTTAACAACGAGCTCGGCAGCATCAATGACATCGCCGCCCTGGCCGCGGTGACCCATGAGTTCGGCGCCGCCTTTCATTGCGATGCTGCCCAGGCCGTCGGCCGCATCGAGCTCTCGGTGGTTGCCCAACAGGTGGATTTGATGTCGCTGTCGGGCCACAAGGCCTATGGGCCGAAGGGCGTGGGGGCGCTCTACGTGAAGCGCCACCCGGATATTCGGATCGAGGCGCTGATTCACGGCGGTGGACACGAGCGCGGCATGCGCTCGGGCACCCTGCCCACCCATCAAATTGCCGGCATGGGTGAAGCCTTTAACCTGATGCAGCAGCAACATGCTGCAGATCAAGCGCATATTACTCAGTTACAGCAACGCTTTTTAAAAGGGCTAGAGGGGCTGGACGGTGTCTATGCCAACACCCCTGTTTCCCAGGCAGTCCCCAACATCTTGAACCTCGCCTTTGAAGGCGTGGAGGGTGAATCGCTACTGATGGGGCTGCGCGATGTCGCCGTTTCTACCGGTTCAGCGTGCAACTCTGCCAGCGTAGATCCGTCATACGTATTACTTGGCATTGGCGTACCGCGACGTCTTGCCCTCTCGTCGATTCGTTTCAGCTTCGGACGCTTTACAACCGAGGCTGACATCGACCACGCTATTACGCTTATCCGCCATGCGGTGAGCGGGCTGCGCGCTTAG
- the iscR gene encoding Fe-S cluster assembly transcriptional regulator IscR, whose translation MRLTTKGRYAVTAMLDLALNAQHGPTSLSDISQRQEISLSYLEQLFARLRRYGLVNSVRGPGGGYLLAHAPDSISVSQVIDAVNETVDATRCQGLSDCQQGDTCLTHHLWCDLSAQIRHFLNDVTLAQLMQRPDVMQVAERQQQRVAAGILASQS comes from the coding sequence ATGCGTTTGACTACCAAAGGGCGTTACGCCGTAACCGCCATGCTGGACTTGGCACTGAATGCCCAGCATGGGCCCACCAGCCTTAGCGATATTTCCCAGCGTCAAGAAATATCGCTGTCGTATTTGGAGCAGCTGTTTGCACGGCTGCGTCGCTATGGGTTGGTGAATAGCGTGCGGGGGCCGGGTGGCGGTTACCTCCTCGCCCACGCGCCGGACAGCATCAGCGTTTCCCAGGTGATTGATGCGGTTAACGAAACCGTCGACGCCACACGCTGCCAGGGGCTTTCAGACTGCCAGCAGGGGGATACCTGCCTGACACACCACTTATGGTGTGATCTATCGGCGCAAATTCGCCATTTTCTTAACGACGTCACGCTGGCTCAATTGATGCAGCGACCCGATGTGATGCAAGTAGCAGAACGCCAACAGCAACGGGTCGCGGCGGGCATTCTGGCATCGCAATCCTGA
- the cysE gene encoding serine O-acetyltransferase produces MFQRLREDINSVFERDPAARNFLEVLTNYPGLHALLLHRCSHWLWKKNLKWLSRSISTFGRWLTGIEIHPGATIGRRFFIDHGMGVVIGETARVGNDVTLYQGVTLGGTSWHKGKRHPTLGDGVIVGAGAKILGPFTVGAGAKIGSNAVVTKEVPAGATVVGIPGKVVKRADPDVEEALDVDPARREAICQKFGFDAYGVSEDMPDPVARSMQAMLDHMHAVDERIERMCSTLRKLDASYRDGQLPALRDEDFADILDEADAACSDSAKHTRSTASTEQDTSSGNG; encoded by the coding sequence ATGTTTCAACGCCTGCGTGAAGATATCAACAGCGTCTTTGAACGCGATCCGGCCGCCCGCAACTTTCTTGAAGTGCTGACCAACTACCCCGGGCTTCATGCGCTGCTGCTGCATCGCTGCAGTCACTGGCTGTGGAAAAAAAACCTCAAGTGGCTATCGCGTTCAATCTCGACGTTTGGCCGCTGGCTGACGGGCATAGAAATCCATCCCGGCGCGACCATCGGGCGGCGGTTTTTTATTGACCATGGCATGGGCGTGGTGATTGGCGAGACCGCCAGAGTGGGCAATGACGTAACGCTCTATCAGGGCGTTACGCTGGGGGGCACCAGCTGGCACAAGGGCAAACGCCACCCAACGCTGGGGGATGGCGTGATCGTCGGCGCTGGCGCGAAAATCCTCGGCCCCTTTACCGTCGGCGCGGGGGCTAAAATCGGCTCCAATGCCGTGGTCACCAAGGAAGTCCCAGCCGGGGCGACGGTGGTCGGCATTCCCGGCAAGGTGGTGAAGCGTGCCGACCCGGACGTCGAAGAAGCCCTGGACGTCGACCCGGCTCGCCGCGAGGCGATCTGCCAGAAATTTGGTTTTGATGCCTATGGCGTGAGCGAGGACATGCCCGATCCTGTCGCCCGCTCCATGCAGGCCATGCTGGATCACATGCACGCGGTGGACGAACGCATCGAACGGATGTGCTCGACGCTTCGTAAACTGGATGCCAGCTACCGGGATGGCCAGCTACCGGCGCTACGCGACGAAGATTTCGCCGACATCCTGGATGAAGCAGACGCTGCCTGCTCGGATTCAGCAAAACACACCCGATCAACGGCCTCGACCGAGCAGGACACCTCATCGGGCAATGGTTGA
- a CDS encoding RNA methyltransferase — MLERVRIVLIGTSHPGNIGGVARAMHNMGLADLALVAPRCDVITQDSISRASGADHLLHSAQVFESIENAVADCTLAVGASARSRTLPWPMLTPRELADRLPAECQPAASRVALVFGREDSGLTNAELQRCHAHVHIPTNADFSSLNLAAAVQVLAYECRMAWLSQASHEQSASGPTATAQPVTVSQADDDLASHAALENYFEHLERVLIAIGFHDPEKPRQLMARLRRLYLRARPEQMEMNILRGILSATEKAAQHKQPRE, encoded by the coding sequence ATGCTTGAGCGCGTCCGCATTGTACTTATTGGCACCAGTCATCCTGGCAATATCGGGGGAGTGGCCCGCGCCATGCATAATATGGGGCTCGCTGACCTGGCACTGGTGGCGCCGCGCTGCGACGTCATCACACAAGACAGCATTTCCCGCGCCTCGGGGGCCGACCATCTACTCCACAGCGCCCAGGTGTTCGAAAGCATTGAAAACGCCGTGGCGGACTGCACGCTGGCGGTGGGTGCTAGTGCCCGGTCACGTACCCTGCCATGGCCAATGCTGACTCCCCGTGAGCTGGCCGACCGCCTGCCCGCTGAGTGCCAGCCAGCCGCGTCTCGCGTGGCATTGGTTTTTGGCCGCGAGGACAGCGGCCTGACCAACGCCGAGCTTCAGCGTTGCCATGCTCACGTGCATATCCCCACCAATGCCGATTTCAGCTCGCTTAACCTGGCGGCGGCCGTTCAGGTGCTCGCCTACGAATGCCGCATGGCCTGGCTGTCTCAAGCTAGCCATGAACAGAGCGCCAGTGGACCAACCGCTACGGCTCAACCGGTCACGGTGTCCCAGGCAGACGATGATCTGGCGTCCCATGCGGCCCTTGAAAACTATTTCGAGCACCTGGAACGGGTGCTGATAGCCATCGGGTTCCATGACCCTGAAAAGCCCCGTCAGCTCATGGCGCGCCTGCGGCGTCTTTATCTGCGCGCCCGCCCTGAACAGATGGAAATGAATATTCTGCGCGGCATTTTATCCGCCACCGAAAAGGCGGCACAGCACAAGCAGCCACGTGAGTGA